In Ostrea edulis chromosome 6, xbOstEdul1.1, whole genome shotgun sequence, a single window of DNA contains:
- the LOC125647797 gene encoding uncharacterized protein LOC125647797, giving the protein MRPTGPSILYIVCSFILPVSGQIFDTSICTPTSNYSDASPLPALSESYSTTVEWKLLHNNSTVSIEEYVIGMEKLSSIRVTKEGHTSKIIYDENAQQYTEIDIVNNLCNTHKYVLDVVLFGEEIWKSTTKQLYQIFKQSITEYGGTQIIRSTVVQRWSTCVFLLEYNVTLAATFFFAADGWPMPFAAPNAMVPVRLELRGSVNGMGFHAVGDYVNFLPSPPANLDSVQTEPGMFCPGKDIGKIILSVPSDFSTVIERVNTHDKQVTYDTIWFDSRRKFVRYETKSASGEDVDPNAIVFDFHNGVRYSMDRYTTLCNPTTIIERGDKFVDQTAVPSTRIQMQSSLDFFKMRNATIQYVGKRYTRRIFCDVWVGLYYDLNIGQNQTVEWYFLGEGWQEGIGTSITPGSLVRFDVWAANSDFPIIHNVLKLDPSTPYLTSFDIGPCFTGSLKRQNFVIKFTANGLDLTQISLNYIQDQIQEILTTQAQLDNLRFSHVAFDNYGFNEWYFSGVLLDKSPVDNFNVYPPVLMKEPLSSAFDFLRGFVETPWVYNISQPKLQLVAIGIQPLYYPNDFTTTTTLPTTTGTYQVPTLPVHTTGTTSMPTPAPPPTGTTQTTKANATPAPPPTGTTQTTKANPTSPCTPCSKVTCPTRKTCPKVTCPLVTSPPTSTPCSACPTCPKVQCPITTTPRPMACPKITCPVTPSKIVTSAPSTTLNIGVNNPAAQSQTSTKGVSSGGAVGIAFACLIIGFLIGAVVVYAFQKKFPNIFKFSDSSYINPVYDSEKY; this is encoded by the exons ATGCGTCCCACGGGACCATCCATTTTGTATATTGTGTGTTCTTTCATTTTACCTGTCAGTGGTCAAATTTTTGACACAAGTATCTGTACCCCAACCTCAAATTACTCTG ACGCGTCTCCACTTCCGGCGTTGTCCGAGTCTTATTCTACCACAGTGGAATGGAAGTTACTGCACAATAACAGCACAGTCAGTATTGAGGAGTACGTCATAGGGATGGAAAAGCTGAGCAGCATACGGGTTACAAAGGAAGGCCACACATCCAAGATCATCTATGACGAGAACGCCCAACAATATACAGAGATTGATATTGTCAATA ATTTGTGCAATACACACAAATATGTTCTGGATGTGGTTTTATTTGGTGAAGAAATTTggaaatcaacaacaaaacagTTGTATCAAATCTTCAAACAATCTATTACT GAATATGGTGGGACCCAGATAATTCGTTCTACCGTCGTCCAGAGATGGTCCACCTGTGTCTTCCTGCTGGAATACAACGTCACTCTAGCCGCTACCTTCTTTTTTGCTG CTGACGGATGGCCGATGCCGTTTGCGGCACCAAACGCCATGGTTCCAGTGCGCTTAGAACTCCGAGGCTCTGTCAACGGTATGGGATTTCACGCCGTGGGAGATTATGTCAACTTCCTTCCGTCCCCACCAGCGAATTTAGACAGCGTCCAG ACAGAGCCGGGCATGTTCTGTCCCGGAAAAGACATTGGGAAAATCATCCTGTCGGTTCCCAGCGATTTCTCAACAGTCATTGAACGGGTCAACACTCACGATAAGCAAGTGACGTATGACACG ATATGGTTTGATTCCCGGAGGAAGTTTGTTCGTTATGAAACAAAGTCTGCTAGCGGTGAAGACGTGGATCCAAATGCGATTGTGTTCGATTTCCATAACG GTGTCCGATACTCGATGGACCGGTACACAACCTTGTGCAATCCCACCACGATCATTGAGAGGGGGGATAAGTTTGTTGACCAGACCGCAGTGCCTTCAACTCGGATACAGATGCAGAGTTCCCTAGATTTCTTCAAGATGAGGAACGCAACCATCCAGTATGTTGGAAAG AGATACACACGGAGGATATTCTGCGATGTTTGGGTCGGGCTGTACTATGATTTAAACATTGGTCAGAACCAGACTGTTGAATGGTATTTTCTGGGG GAGGGCTGGCAGGAGGGGATCGGTACATCTATCACCCCTGGGAGTCTGGTCAGGTTTGACGTATGGGCG GCCAATTCAGACTTCCCCATCATCCACAACGTTCTCAAGTTAGACCCTTCCACTCCCTATCTCACTTCCTTCGACATCGGACCTTGTTTTACCGGAAGTCTGAAAAGACAGAATTTTGTTATCAAATTTACAG CCAATGGATTGGACCTGACCCAAATTAGTCTGAACTATATCCAGGACCAGATTCAGGAAATACTGACCACCCAGGCGCAGTTAGACAATCTGAGATTTAGCCATGTCGCG TTTGATAATTACGGATTCAATGAGTGGTACTTCAGTGGCGTTTTGTTGGATAAGTCACCGGTGGACAACTTCAATGTTTACCCACCAGTTCTGATGAAGGAACCGCTAAGTAGCGCCTTCGACTTCCTGCGGGGTTTTGTGGAAACACCATGGGTGTACAACATTTCACAGCCG AAATTGCAGTTGGTCGCCATTGGGATCCAGCCGCTGTATTACCCAAATGATTTTACGACAACCACAACCCTACCCACAACGACCGGAACCTACCAGGTGCCAACATTGCCAGTCCACACCACAGGGACAACATCCATGCCAACACCCGCCCCTCCTCCCACGGGGACAACACAGACAACTAAAGCCAACGCAACACCCGCCCCTCCTCCCACGGGGACAACACAGACAACTAAAGCCAACCCAACAA GTCCATGCACACCATGTTCAAAAGTAACATGTCCCACACGAAAGACATGCCCAAAGGTCACGTGTCCTCTAGTGACATCTCCACCGACATCCACACCGTGTTCAGCATGCCCAACGTGTCCAAAGGTCCAGTGCCCTATAACCACTACACCAAGACCAATGGCGTGTCCGAAAATCACGTGCCCTGTAACGCCATCAAAAATAGTGACGTCAGCACCTAGCACTACTCTAAATATTGGCGTGAATAATCCTGCTGCACAGTCCCAAACGTCAACCAAGGGTGTTTCTTCGG GTGGCGCGGTGGGCATCGCATTTGCTTGCTTGATAATTGGATTTTTAATTGGCGCTGTTGTGGTGTATGCCTTTCAGAAAAAATTtccaaacatttttaaattttcagacaGCTCATATATAAATCCAGTGTATGACAGTGAGAAatattga